One window from the genome of Cryptosporangium minutisporangium encodes:
- a CDS encoding MerR family transcriptional regulator: MAEYRIAELADATDTAVRNIRVYQDRGILPPPRRAGKIALYSDDHLVRLRLVNRLLERGYTLGVIRDLVDAWAEGRDLEDVLGLESVTRPEPRVERPEPITLSDLERLYGGQATPDLLARAIELGVLARTGPTTFEILEPQPFAAGVEMVAAGIPLTAVLDLSEGIRDDQQRTADRIVVLVDGHLLAADGPGALPAADELHHAVEAITRLRPHADKTVAAYFSRGFNGAIQRTFEELVARAQGAGEAEAAAPTTSETS, translated from the coding sequence TTGGCCGAGTACCGCATCGCGGAGCTGGCCGACGCGACCGACACGGCCGTCCGGAACATTCGCGTCTATCAGGACCGCGGCATCCTGCCGCCGCCGCGCCGAGCGGGCAAGATCGCGCTCTACTCCGACGACCACCTGGTCCGCCTCCGCCTGGTGAACCGGCTGCTCGAGCGCGGCTACACGCTCGGGGTGATCCGCGATCTGGTGGACGCCTGGGCCGAAGGCCGCGACCTGGAGGACGTCCTGGGCCTGGAGTCGGTGACCCGGCCGGAGCCGCGCGTCGAGCGTCCGGAGCCGATCACGCTGTCGGACCTGGAGCGGCTCTACGGCGGCCAGGCCACACCGGACCTGCTGGCGCGCGCGATCGAACTCGGCGTCCTGGCCCGCACGGGTCCGACCACGTTCGAGATCCTCGAGCCGCAGCCGTTCGCGGCCGGGGTCGAGATGGTGGCGGCCGGCATTCCGCTCACCGCCGTGCTCGACCTCAGCGAGGGAATCCGGGACGACCAGCAGCGCACCGCCGACCGGATCGTCGTGCTGGTCGACGGGCACCTGCTCGCGGCGGACGGCCCGGGCGCCCTGCCCGCCGCCGACGAGCTGCACCACGCGGTCGAAGCGATCACCCGACTCCGGCCGCACGCCGACAAGACCGTCGCGGCCTACTTCTCCCGCGGTTTCAACGGCGCGATCCAGCGGACGTTCGAGGAGCTGGTGGCCCGGGCTCAGGGCGCTGGCGAGGCCGAAGCCGCCGCGCCGACGACGTCCGAGACGTCGTAG
- a CDS encoding NAD(P)/FAD-dependent oxidoreductase has product MTETAEVPAAIGDGGGTPHVRVAVIGTGFGGIGAAVRLKGVGIHDFVLLERADAIGGTWRDNTYPGCACDVPSHLYSFSFAPNPRWPRSFSAQPDIRRYLEDVVDRFGVRPHVRFHTEVLDATWVESERHWHLRTTTGELTATVLISAAGPLSDPQVPAVPGLAGFSGEVWHSSRWNHDYDLTGKRVAVIGTGASAIQFVPRIQPRVGELTVFQRTAPWILPRADRPITRTERAVFSRSALAQKAARAGVYLVREAEVPGFILTPAILRAAEVAGKAHIRRAIADPALRAAVTPNFRLGCKRVLLSNDWYPALTQPNVSLVNAGLTAVQGDTVVGSDGTRRDVDAIIFGTGFHVTDMPIAQRITGRGGVRLADRWADGMEALRGTTVHGYPNFFLLIGPNSGLSHSSMVFIIESQLNYVIDALVTMDRHQLGTVEARHDAQQRWNALLDRRMKRTIWVNGGCHSWYQDANGRVTTQWPSSTWRFRLVTRKFDVGEYRLTATPALAVAARRE; this is encoded by the coding sequence ATGACGGAGACGGCAGAGGTGCCGGCAGCGATCGGCGACGGAGGCGGCACACCACACGTCCGGGTGGCCGTGATCGGTACCGGCTTCGGCGGGATCGGTGCGGCGGTCCGCCTGAAGGGCGTCGGCATCCACGACTTCGTCCTGCTGGAGCGCGCCGACGCGATCGGCGGGACCTGGCGCGACAACACCTACCCCGGCTGCGCCTGCGACGTCCCGTCGCATCTGTACTCGTTCTCGTTCGCGCCGAACCCGCGCTGGCCCCGTAGCTTCTCCGCGCAGCCGGACATCCGCCGCTACCTGGAGGACGTCGTCGACCGGTTCGGCGTCCGGCCGCACGTGCGGTTCCACACCGAGGTGCTCGACGCGACGTGGGTCGAGTCCGAGCGGCACTGGCACCTACGCACCACCACCGGCGAACTCACCGCGACGGTGCTCATCTCCGCGGCCGGTCCGCTCTCCGACCCGCAGGTTCCGGCCGTGCCCGGTCTGGCCGGCTTCAGCGGCGAGGTCTGGCACTCGTCCCGGTGGAACCACGACTACGACCTGACCGGCAAGCGGGTCGCGGTGATCGGCACCGGCGCGTCGGCGATCCAGTTCGTACCCCGGATCCAGCCCCGGGTCGGCGAGCTGACCGTGTTCCAGCGCACCGCGCCGTGGATCCTGCCGCGCGCTGACCGTCCGATCACCCGCACCGAGCGGGCGGTGTTCAGCCGGTCGGCGCTCGCCCAGAAGGCCGCGCGGGCCGGCGTCTATCTGGTTCGCGAGGCCGAGGTGCCCGGCTTCATCCTCACGCCGGCGATCCTGCGGGCGGCCGAAGTCGCAGGCAAGGCGCACATCCGGCGGGCCATCGCCGATCCGGCGTTGCGGGCGGCGGTCACGCCCAACTTCCGGCTCGGCTGCAAGCGGGTCCTGCTCTCCAACGACTGGTATCCGGCGCTCACCCAGCCGAACGTCTCACTGGTCAACGCCGGGCTGACGGCCGTCCAGGGCGACACCGTGGTCGGGTCGGACGGCACCCGGCGCGACGTCGACGCGATCATCTTCGGCACCGGCTTCCACGTCACCGACATGCCGATCGCGCAGCGGATCACCGGCCGGGGCGGCGTCCGGCTGGCCGACCGATGGGCCGACGGCATGGAGGCACTGCGCGGGACGACCGTGCACGGCTACCCGAACTTCTTCCTGCTCATCGGCCCGAACTCCGGCCTGAGTCACAGCTCGATGGTGTTCATCATCGAGTCGCAGCTCAACTACGTGATCGACGCGCTGGTCACGATGGACCGCCATCAACTCGGCACCGTGGAAGCCCGCCACGACGCGCAGCAACGCTGGAACGCCCTACTCGACCGTCGGATGAAGCGGACGATCTGGGTCAACGGCGGCTGCCACAGCTGGTATCAGGACGCCAATGGCCGGGTCACCACGCAGTGGCCGTCGTCGACGTGGCGGTTCCGGCTCGTCACGCGGAAGTTCGACGTCGGCGAGTACCGCCTCACCGCGACCCCCGCCCTCGCCGTGGCCGCACGGCGGGAGTAG